Proteins encoded within one genomic window of Actinoplanes octamycinicus:
- a CDS encoding deoxyribonuclease IV — MRIGAHVDPADPLAEAAARGAEAVQFFLTDPQGYKNPKPREDAEQLRASDVDVYIHAPYIVNVASPNNRIRIPSRKLLMAHAKAAAELGAKGLIVHGGHVGAGADLSAGFDNWRKAFEYAEKDGGLPLPILIENTAGGDNACARRFDDLARLWEAVGSFGAGFCLDTCHAFAGGEDLVGIVDRIKAITGRIDLIHANDSKGGFDSGQDRHDNLGNGKIDPELVVAAIRASGAPAIVETPGGVEGQSADIALLRARSGA, encoded by the coding sequence ATGCGCATCGGAGCCCACGTCGATCCCGCCGACCCGCTGGCCGAGGCCGCCGCACGCGGCGCCGAGGCGGTGCAGTTCTTCCTCACCGACCCGCAGGGTTACAAAAACCCCAAACCACGTGAGGACGCCGAGCAGTTGCGCGCGTCCGACGTGGACGTCTACATCCACGCGCCGTACATCGTGAATGTCGCCTCGCCGAACAACCGGATCCGCATCCCCAGCCGCAAGCTGCTGATGGCGCACGCCAAGGCGGCCGCCGAGCTCGGGGCGAAAGGGTTGATCGTGCACGGCGGGCACGTCGGGGCGGGCGCCGATCTCAGCGCCGGCTTCGACAACTGGCGCAAGGCCTTCGAATACGCCGAGAAGGACGGCGGCCTCCCGCTCCCGATCCTGATCGAGAACACCGCCGGTGGGGACAACGCGTGCGCCCGGCGCTTCGACGACCTGGCCCGGCTCTGGGAGGCGGTCGGCTCGTTCGGGGCCGGCTTCTGCCTGGACACCTGCCACGCCTTCGCCGGCGGGGAGGACCTGGTCGGCATCGTCGACCGGATCAAGGCGATCACCGGGCGGATCGACCTGATCCACGCGAACGATTCCAAGGGCGGCTTCGACTCGGGCCAGGACCGGCACGACAACCTGGGTAATGGGAAGATCGACCCCGAACTGGTGGTCGCCGCCATCCGCGCCTCCGGTGCTCCCGCCATTGTGGAGACGCCCGGCGGGGTGGAGGGGCAGAGTGCCGACATCGCGCTGCTGCGGGCGCGGTCGGGTGCCTGA
- the rpsF gene encoding 30S ribosomal protein S6 has product MRHYELMVILDPSLEERTVAPSLDQYLNVIRTAGGSVEKLDVWGRRRLSFEINKKAEGIYAVVDLQATPEAVAELDRQLRLNESILRTKVIRPETR; this is encoded by the coding sequence TTGCGTCATTACGAACTGATGGTGATCCTCGACCCTTCGCTCGAGGAGCGCACCGTCGCCCCGTCGCTCGACCAGTACCTGAACGTGATCAGGACCGCGGGTGGCTCGGTGGAGAAGCTCGACGTCTGGGGCCGTCGCCGGCTCTCGTTCGAGATCAACAAGAAGGCTGAGGGCATCTACGCGGTCGTCGACCTGCAGGCGACGCCCGAGGCCGTGGCCGAGCTGGACCGTCAGCTCCGGCTCAACGAGTCCATCCTGCGGACCAAGGTCATCCGTCCCGAGACCCGCTGA